The genomic window CAGTTCCCAGCTGTGCGGGTACTTGCGCCCCGGGTTGCCGCTTACCGAAAGGACCACCCGGTTTCCAGGCACGGCGCACCCCATCATGCTCCCGGTGTTCGGCGTGTGGGCGGTGACGAAGGTGCCGTCGTCGAGCTCGACGTCGGCGAGAAAGCGGTGGTAACGGCGGATCAGGGTTCCCTGGTACAGGGGGGGCGGCAGCATCATGTTTCTTCGTCCTCGTGTTACGTCTTGTCTTGGGAGTTTCCCGTCGAGACCTTAACCGCGAACGCCGCTCGCTGTCCAGTGAAAACTGTCCCGTAAATATGGCGCCTGGGCGAGAAAACTGTTGATCCGGTTGACCATTCTGCTAGACTCGGCAGCGCTGCCATTCAGGCGGCAAGGAGGCGGGAATGGCAAAGGGCGCGCAGCAAAACAAGGACCACCTGGAGGCGGTGCAGCTTTTCGGCAAGACCGTGAGCAAGAGGGCGGCTTTCAAGTGCGAATGGTGCGAGGGGAACGAGGAGTTGCGCCTCTGGGAATACCGGCCGGATGAAGAGCCTGTTGAGGATAACCTCGCGCTTTTGTGCCGCTCCTGCCGTGAGCTCGCCGTCATGAAAGCCCCCGACCCCAGGCGGCTGCGCTCGATCAGGAACGCGCTCTGGAGCCCGGTCCCGGCGGTGGCCGAAGGGGCCGCCGTGGTGCTTGCGCGCTGCAAGGAGCCTTGGGCGCGGGAGGCGATCGAGGAGAGCTTCATCGACGAGGCGCTCAAGGAACGCCTGCTCTAGCCGCCGGGCGCCGTTACGACTGGGCCGCCCGGGATTATCTGTTTGACGCATGATGAGCCGTTGTGGTAATAAATACAGTTTGTTAAATGTCAATTTCGGTTCTGGAAAGGTTGGTATGGCGCAAGGGATAAAAAAAGGGATCCTGTTGGCTGGCGGTGCCGGCAGCAGGCTCTACCCGCTCACGATGGTGGCCAGCAAGCAGTTGCAGCCGGTCTATGACAAGCCGATGATCTACTACCCGCTGGCGACCCTCATGATGGCGGGGATCTCCGACATACTGATCATCTCCACGCCGCAGGACACCCCTCGTTTCGAGGCGCTCCTCGGTGACGGGTCGCGCTGGGGCATCCGGCTGAGCTACGCGGTGCAGCCCGAACCGAAGGGGATCGCCCAGGCCTTTCTCATCGGTGAAGAATTCATCGCCGGCGACCCGGTCTGCCTGATTCTCGGCGACAACATCTTCTATGGCAAGATGGAGCTCGACAAGCTGATCGCCGACTTTGACGGCGGCGCAAAGATATTCGGCTACTACGTGCAGGACCCGGAGCGCTACGGCGTCGTCGAGTTCGATATCGACGGCAAGGTTCTCAGCATCGAGGAGAAGCCGAAAGTTCCCAAATCAAGCTACGCGGTTCCCGGTCTCTACCTCTACGACGGGAGCGTGGTCGAAGTGGCCAGGGCTCTCAAGCCTTCACCCCGCGGTGAGCTCGAGATCACCGACATAAACCTTGATTACCTGAGACGCGGCGAGCTTACCGTTCAGAGGCTCGGGCGCGGCATCGCATGGCTCGACACCGGTACCCACCAGAGTCTCCTTGAGGCCTCCCACTTCATCGGCACGCTGGAAGCCCGGCAGGGGCTCAAGACCGCCTGCCTGGAAGAGATCGCCCTGCGCATGGGCTATCTCGATTGCAAGGGTATGGCGCGGGTCATCGAACAGACGCCCAACTCGTCCTACCGTGACTACCTAGTGCGGGTGTACAACGAGACCGAGCTTTGCGGCGGGGAGGGGATGAAATGAGTGAGGCGGTAGTTTACAAAAAGGGGCGCATCCACGACGTGGTGCACAAGCCCCTGGGCAAGTTCCTGGACGAGCGGGGTTGGCTTACCGAGCTTTTCCGCTCCGACGAACTGGAACCGGGCGTCATGCCCGCCATGGCGTACATCTCGATGACCCTGCCCGGAGTGGCGCGCGGTCCGCACGAGCATGTCGACCAGACCGACCTTTTCTGCTTCATGGGGCCTTCGAACTTCAAGGTGTACCTCTGGGACGCCCGCCCCGATTCTCCGAGCTACGGAATCAAACAGGTGATTTACGCTGGCGTGGACGCACCGATGATGGTGATCGTGCCGCCGGGCGTGGTGCATGCCTACCGTAACATCGGTCTTGAAAGCGGCATCGTCTTCAACGCCCCGAACCGGCTGTACGCGGGGGAGGGGAAACGCGAGCCGGTCGACGAAATCCGCCACGAGGAACTCGTGGACTCTCCGTTTCAGCTTGACTGAGCGCCTCTTCTTCGCGGCGACATGCGATGACATCATTCGACAAATAGGGGGCCGCAGTGCCCCCTAAACCATTTCTGAGGCCGATGAAAAACCTTCTTAACCGCTACAGGCGATTCCTGCTGACCGCCCTGATCCTGCTGGTGGCGTTTCTCACTTACGCCATGAACCTGAGGAACAGGGAGCACGCGAACCCGGTCGAGCGTACCGTGATGAGCATGACGGCACCGGTTGCCGGCTCCGCCGCGAGCGCTACCGGTTTTCTGAGCGACATCTGGAACAACTACATCGACCTGATCGACGTGCGCCGCGAGAACATCGAGCTCAGAAAGAGCGTGAAGCGTCTCAACGAACGCGTCGTCGCCAACAACGAGGCCATTGCCGCCAACCTCAGGTACAAACAGCTGCTCGAACTCAAGGAGAGCGTGGCCATCCCGTCGGTTGCCGTGTCGGTGATCGGCGAGGACAGCTCGGCCTGGTTCAAGACGCTCGTGGTGGACCGGGGCGCTGCCGACGGGCTTGCCGAGGGGATGCCGGTGGTTGCCGCGGGCGGCGTCGTAGGTCGCCTGGTCAAGGTGGCGCCGCACTCTTCGCGCGTGCTCCTTCTCACCGACCATGCCAGTGCCATCGCCGCCATCGTGCAGCGCACCCGCGCCCGCGGCGTCGTGCGCGGCGCCGGGGGAGGGCGCTGCTCCATGGAGTTCACCGTGAAGGACGAGGACGTAAAGGTGGGGGACACCGTGGTTTCCTCAGGCATCGGCGGCGTCTTCCCGAAGGGGCTTCCCATCGGCGAGGTGACCATGGTGAAGAAGGGGGAGTACGGGGTCTTCCAGACCATCGAGGTGCGCCCCCTGGTGAATATCGGGCAGCTCGAAGAGATGCTGGTGCTCGTGCAGCAGCGCGATGAGTAGGATTTTCCCGTGATAGCCTATCTAAAGATAGCCGCCGTGGTTGCGTCCGCCTGTCTCCTCCAGATGACGCTGCTGCCGAGGTACCTGCTGGACCCTTTCCAGCCCAACCTGATCCTCATCCTGGTGGTGTACCTGGGGCTTAAGCTGCCGCACCGCTATTCCGGAGTCGCCGTTTTGCTCCTGGGGCTTTTGCAGGACAGCTTCAGCGGCATCTACCTCGGGCTGCATGCCTTTTCCTATCTCTGCATCTACACGCTCCTGTCTGAGCTTGCCGACCGGCTCTATACCGATAACCGCGTCCTGTTCGTGCTGGTCGTCTTCATTGCAACGCTTATGAGTGCCCTGTTGAACCTCTTGATGCTCCTTGTCTTCTCCGTCTCAAACGGCCTTTACGCCTCGTTGTTGCCGGCGCTTTTGCCGCAGGCCCTGATCAACGCCCTGGTTGCCTCCCTGGTGTCCGGGGTGAGGCTCCCCGTGGAGGAGGCGCGATGAAGAACCTGAACAACATCATACCCGATGACGACGGGGGCGGCCGCCGTATCATAGGCCTTTCCATCGGCGCCTTCGCCATGTTCTTCCTGCTCCTGTCGAGGCTTTGGTACCTGCAGGTGATCAGCGCCGAGGACCTGATCGACCAGTCGGAAAGCAACCGGCTCCGTTTCGTCCCGGTCGCGGCACCGCGAGGCGCCATCCTGGACCGAAACGGCAAGGTGCTCGTCTCCAACACCCCATCCTTCTCCGTTGCGGTCATCCCGCAGGACGTGAAGAACAAGGATCAGCTGATCGACAACCTCGCCCGCTACCTGAACCTCGACCGCAAGGAAATCGAGACCAAGTGGACCAAGGGGCAGGGGAGGGCGAAGTACTACCCGCTGGTCGTCGCCTCGGGCATCACCCGTGATCAGATGGAGTTCCTCGAGGAGAACCGGCTCGCCCTTTCCGGGGTGAACATCGAGATGAAGCCGATCCGCGCCTACGCGAACGGCACGCTCGCCTCGCACCTGCTTGGTTACCTGGGCGAGGTTTCCGAGGACGAGCTCAACTCCGAGCGTTACCGCGAGTACAACGCGGGCGACTACATCGGCAAAAGCGGCATCGAGCGGGCGTGGGAGTCCTACCTGCACGGCACCGACGGCGGGCGCCAGATCGAGGTCGATGCGCGCGGACGTTTCCTGCGCACCGTCGCCGAGACCGGGTCGAGCGTCGGCAACACGGTGATGCTCACCATCGACCTCGACCTGCAGAAGGCGGCCGAGCAGGCGCTGGGCGACCAGGCCGGCGCGGCCGTCGCCATGGACGTCAACACCGGCGAGATCCTCGCCTTCGTCTCCAGCCCCGATTTCGACCCCGCCCTCTTCACCGGCAGGATGCCTCCCGACGTCTGGAAGAAATACCTCGAGGACGAGCGGCATCCCCTGGAGAACAAGGCGCTGAAGGGGATGTATCCCCCCGGCTCCACCTTCAAGGTGATCACGGCGATTGCGGGGCTCGAGGAAGGGCTCATCGACGAGCACACCACGGTGCAATGCACCGGCTCCTACAAGTTCGGCAACGCCACCTTCCGCTGCTGGGACCACAAGGGGCACGGCACCGTCGACCTGAAGAAGTCGCTGCGCGAGTCATGCGACGTCTACTATTACAAGCTCGCCGAGCGCCTCGGCGTGAACCGGATCGCCAAGTACGCCAAGGCCTTCGGGCTCGGTGCTCCGCTCGGCATCGGCCTGGAAAACGAGAAGGGGGGCGTGATCCCGACCGAGGAGTGGAAGCTGAAACGTTTCGGCAAGAAGTGGTACGCGGGCGAGACCCTTCCGGTCGGCATCGGCCAGGGGTACGTGCTCACCACGCCGGTGCAGTTGGCCTCGATGATCGGGACAATCGCCAACGAGGGGACCATCTACCGGCCTCACCTCGTCAAGCGCGTGGTGGACGCGGACGGCAAGGTGCTGCAGGATTACACGCCGCAGGTGATCGGCAAGACGGGGCTCAAGCCCTCCACCTACCGTTTCGTGAAGGAGGGGCTCTTCGCCGTCGTCAACGAGGCGCACGGCACCGGCGGCATGTCCAGGCTCTGGGAGGTCAAGGTGGCGGGGAAGACCGGCTCGTCACAGGTCGTGAAGCTGCGCGACAGCAAGGGAGGCATCCCTTACCGGTTCCGCGATCACGCCCTGTTCGTCGGGTTTGCTCCCTTTGAAAAGCCCGAGATCGCCGTGGCCGTCATCGTGGAGCACGGCGAGCATGGCGGTTCCGCCGCCGCCCCGATTTCCGGCAGGATCCTGCGTGCCTACTTCGAGGGGAAAGGGGTCATCAAGAAGCCGGTACCCAAAGCGTCGGTGAAGGAAGAAGCCGGGGGCGAGGGAGTCGCCGAGCCCGATACCGGAGCTAAGGAAGAATGACGCAGTCCGGCGCACGCGGTGCAGTGCCGCTACGCTGAACCATACGAGGAAGAGATGTTCGATAGACGACTATTCACAAACTTCGACTGGACCCTCCTGGGCTTGGTGCTTCTCATCACCGCCTTCGGGGTTATCAACATATACAGCGCCTCGTCCTCCTACCGGGACATCGGCACGCCGTACTACATAAAGCAGCTCTACTGGATCTTCGCCGGCCTTTTGCTGAGCCTCACCGTCTGCAGCCTCGACTACCACATGCTCGAGGACTTCGCCTACTGGCTCTACGGGGGTGTCGTCATCCTGCTCCTGCTCGTCCTCGTCGCCGGCAAGACCACGATGGGTGCGACCCGCTGGATCAGCTTCGGCTTTTTCAACATGCAGCCCTCCGAGCCGATGAAGATCGTCATCATCATGACCTTTGCCCGCTTCTTCAGCCGCTATCCCGTCTTCAAGGGGCTGACCCTCAAGGAGCTGGTATACCCGCTGCTGCTTCTAGGGGTTCCTGCCGCGCTGATCATGAAGCAGCCCGACCTAGGTACCGCGATCCTCGTCTCGCTCATCGCAGGTACCATGCTCCTCTTCGTAGGCGTGCGCTGGTCCGCGCTTGGCTCGCTCTTCGCCGCCGCGGTCCCCGTCGTCGTCGTCGCCTGGCAGTTCCTGCTGCACGACTACCAGAAAAAGCGCGTCTATAACTTCCTGAACCCCGATCTCGACCCGCTGGGGAGCGGCTACCACATCATCCAGAGCAAGATCGCCGTCGGCTCCGGCGCAACTCTCGGCAAGGGGTTCATGCAGGGGACCCAGTCCCAGCTCCGCTTCCTTCCGGAGCAGCACACCGACTTCGCCTTCTCCGTTTTCGCCGAGGAATGGGGTTTCATCGGATGCCTCCTCATGCTCGCCCTCTACCTGTTCCTGATCCTCTGGGGGCTCGGCATCGCCAAGAGGTGCAACGACCGTTTCGGTTCGCTGCTCGCCGTAGGCGTCACCGCGATGCTCTTCTGGCACATCGTCATCAACATGGGGATGGTGATCGGGCTCATGCCCGTGGTCGGCGTGCCGCTGCCGTTTTTCTCCTACGGCGGCACCTCCATGGTGACCTCGATGGTCGGCGTCGGAATCCTGCTCAACATCAGCATGCGCCGCTTCATGTTCTGAGGCGGCTTTCCCGCCGCAGGAGGCCAAACATGCACATCGTCCTCGTCGAGCCTTATTGCACCGGGTCGCACGCCGCCTGGGCCAGGGAATACGCGGCACACTCCCGCCACGAGGTGGAACTCTTAACGCTCGCCGGCCGCAACTGGAAGTGGCGCATGCACGGCGGCGCGGTGACGCTCGCCTCGCGCTTTCTCGAAGGGGGCAGGCGTCCGGACCTGATCCTCGCGACCGACATGCTCGACCTCACCACTTTCCTTGCGCTCGCCAGGCCTCTTGCCGACGGCTGCCCGAGCGCCATCTATTTCCACGAGAATCAGCTCACCTACCCATGGTCCCCCGGCGACCCCGACCCATCCCGCCAGCGCGACCTGCACTACGCCTTCATCAACTACGTAAGCGCCCTGGCGGCTGATGCGGTCCTCTTCAACTCCCGCTATCACATGGACTCCTTCCTCGGCGCGCTCCCCGACTTTCTGCGGCGCTTCCCGGATGCCGTCGATCTCGACTCGGTGGGGGAGATCGCCGCCAAGAGCCGCGTGCTGCCGCTCGGGCTCGATCTGGGCCGCTTCGATGCGCACCGCCCGGCCGATGCCGTCGGGAAGAAGGTGCCCCTTTTGCTCTGGAATCACCGCTGGGAATTCGACAAGGCCCCGGAGCCCTTCTTCGATGCGCTTTGCCAGCTGGACGACGAGGGGGTGCCTTTCGAGGTCGCGGTGCTTGGGGAGTCTTTCGGGAGAGTGCCCGAGGCGTTCGAGAAGGCGCGTCGGCGCCTCGGGGGACGCGTGGTGCAGTGGGGATACCAGGAGAGCTTCGCCGAATACGCGAAGTGGCTCTGGCGGGGTGACGTGCTGCCGGTCACCTCGCGTCAGGAGTTCTTCGGCGCGAGCGTGGTGCAGGCGCTTTACTGCGGCTGCGTTCCTTTGCTGCCGGACCGGCTTGCCTACCCCGAGCACGTACCGCAGCACTTGTCCTCTCATGTTCTGTACCGCGAGGACGAGACTCTGGCGGATCGGCTCAGGTCGATTTTAAAACAGCCGGACGATGAGCGTGCGCGGCTGGATCGGCACGTTTCGCGTTACGACTGGACGCATCTTGCTCCGGTGTACGACGACTTTTTCGAGGGGATGGCTGCGGGTGAGCGTCAAGTGGTGCCCGAGGTTGCTTCGCTCCCGGGGTGAGTGGGGAATTATTCGAGGAAGGAATCGGAGGGGGGGCGCCTGGGGCGCCCCCTTTCCCGTTTAGGCCGCTTTCCTGTTCACCGTGATGATCTTGCTGGCCTTCTCAAGCCAGATGGTGCCACAAGAGTTGCATTCCAGAAGGTCTTTCGCGTAACCGTCGGAATGCATGTCGATCTCGATTCCGATTTTGTTGCTGCAGTGCGGGCATTCCATGTTTTGTTTCTCCTACGTTGGGGGTATTTTGATTTTGACAATATATAGAACATGCGTGGTCGGTCAAGTGCTAATTTTCCGAAAAAATGACCTAAAACAGTAGTTTAGCTTTTATGCACCCCCGCCGTTACGAGCCTTCATTTTAAAACATCCCTCTCTTTTTCGGAGATAAGTTCTCCTAATCTTGTCGTAACGTTGCGTAATTTAATGGCATTTACCGATATAAAACAAAGGTATGACATTTTTGAAGAACTAGGTTTACCTTTGCGTAAATGAGTGGCTTCTTCAACTTTTTTTTTCCACCTGGTGCTTGTGGAACACCGGTTTGTGTCCGCGTATACGGCATCGCGTTACTTTTGCCGGCAACGGCGGATGTCGCTAAATTTGCGCTGGAATTTTTTTTGCGTTAATGGTACTATTGGCCGCTGTTAATTTTGCCTTGACACAACAAGGGAGGCGGCATGAAAGAGGCGATGTTCTACCAAAAGCTGGACGGGGGTAGGGTGCGCTGCGGGCTGTGCCGTTTTGGATGCCTCATCAGCAACGGGCAGCGTGGGCGTTGCCGCGTCCGGGAAAACCGCGAAGGGACCCTGTACTCTCTGGTGTACGGCAACCTCGTGGCCGAGCACGTGGATCCCATCGAGAAGAAGCCGTTTTTCCACCTGCTTCCCGGGAGCCGCTCCTACTCCGTCGCCACGGTGGGATGCAATTTCCGCTGCCTGCACTGCCAGAATTACACCATCGCCCAGCCCGACGAAGCGAGCGTCGAACGCTCGGGGAGCTTTGTCCCCCCCGAGACCGTTGTCAAGCGGGCTATCGCCACCGGGTGCCGTTCCATCGCCTACACCTACACTGAACCGACCATCTTCTTCGAGTACGCCTACGAGACCGCGCGGCTTGCCAAGGCAGCAGGGTTGAAAAACGTCTTTGTCACCAACGGCTATATCACCGCCGAGGCCCTCGCCGCCATCGCCCCATTCCTCGATGCCGCCAATATAGATCTCAAGGGGTTTACCGAGTCCTTCTACCGCGATGTGGTGGGGGCTTCGCTCGCCGAGGTTCTCGATTGCATCCTGGATTACAAGAGGCACGGCATCTGGGTTGAACTTACTACCCTGGTAATACCGAACCGCAACGACTCCGAGGGGGAGCTGCGCGATCTGGCGCGATTCATCGCGTCGGAGGTCGGGGTCGAGACGCCTTGGCACGTAACCCAGTTCTATCCTACGCACCGGCTGACCGACCAGCCCCGCACCCCGGTGGAGACGCTGAGGATGGCAAGCCGGATAGGCCTTGACGCCGGCCTTCGTTACGTGTACGAAGGAAACGTTGCCGGGGAAGGTGGAGAGAGCAGCTACTGCCCCGGTTGCAGGTTGCTCCTGATAAAGAGGTACGGCTACCTGGTGGAGAAGAACCTCCTCTCAGGCGGCCGCTGTCCCGGCTGCGGCACGGGGATCGAGGGTGTATGGAATTAGTGCGTAAGTTGTCCCGATTAACCCGGCTTGGTGAACCGGGTGCCACATCGTTTGTCTGCCAGGCGCTCCTTGGTGCCCTGCTTATCTTCACTTTTTGGCTTGCCGACGCGGTCATGGACTTCCTGATTCAGGGAAACCGCACCTTCCTCGAGTTCCTGTTACACCCCGATCCCCACGAGATTTCCGATTTCGCCTTGATTCTCTTTCTCGTTTGCTGTCTGCTTTTGTACTCACGCAGGTCGCACCGTATCGAGACTCGCCTTGAGGATGCCCTGCAGCAGGCGCTCGACAAGGCCGAGCGGGAGCGGGCGAAGCTTGAAGGTATCGTCGAGGCGATGGGGGATGCCATTTCCATCCAGGACCCGGACCTGAACGTCATCTACCAGAACCGCGCGCACCAGGAGTTGACAGGGTACAGCGTCGGGCGCCCTTGTTATGAGGCGTACCGTAAAAGAAGCACGGTGTGCGAGGACTGCCATCTTACGGCCGCCTTCGAGGATGGTCAGGTGCACCGCAGCGAGCTCGGACCAGGGACCTCCGCGACGGGCGGTTATGTCGAAATCATCGGTTCGGCGCTGCGTACCGGCGACGGAACGCCACTGTACGGAATCGAGGTGGTCCGCGACATCACTGCGCGGAAGAGCGCCGAGCGTGAGGCGATCGAACTGAACGCTGCCCTGACCCGGCAGGCGCAGGAGCTCAAACAGACCAACCAGGAGCTGGAATCCTTCTGCCAGGCAATCTCCCATGACCTGCGGGCGCCGCTTACCCGCGTCTACAGCTCAGCCCAGGAGCTGAAGGGGTACCGCGAGCTTCTGGACGACAACGGCCGGTTCTTCGTCGACCTTGTGCACGACGGCTGCGTCCAGATGGAGGAATTGCTCGACTCCCTCATGGTTCTTTGCCGCGTGACCCAGGTGGAGATCGAACGCGGCGAGTTGGACCTCGTCCCGGTTGCTCTTGAGATCGCGGCACGACTGCGTCAGGACTACGAGGGGCACCCGGTCTCCTTCCAGCTTCCGGAGCGACTGGTCGCCAACGGCGATGCGAGCCTCATCCGCGTGGTGCTGGAAAACCTGCTGTCGAACGCCTGGAAGTACACTTCCGGCATGCCGGCCCCTGCCGTCGAGCTCGGCACCACGGCCGACGACTCCGGGGAAACGGTCTTTTTCGTACGTGACAACGGAGCCGGTTTTGACGGCACACGCGCCGACCAACTGTTCCAGCCTTTCAAGCGGCTTCATAGCTACCGCGACTTT from Geomonas ferrireducens includes these protein-coding regions:
- the rfbA gene encoding glucose-1-phosphate thymidylyltransferase RfbA — protein: MAQGIKKGILLAGGAGSRLYPLTMVASKQLQPVYDKPMIYYPLATLMMAGISDILIISTPQDTPRFEALLGDGSRWGIRLSYAVQPEPKGIAQAFLIGEEFIAGDPVCLILGDNIFYGKMELDKLIADFDGGAKIFGYYVQDPERYGVVEFDIDGKVLSIEEKPKVPKSSYAVPGLYLYDGSVVEVARALKPSPRGELEITDINLDYLRRGELTVQRLGRGIAWLDTGTHQSLLEASHFIGTLEARQGLKTACLEEIALRMGYLDCKGMARVIEQTPNSSYRDYLVRVYNETELCGGEGMK
- a CDS encoding dTDP-4-dehydrorhamnose 3,5-epimerase family protein encodes the protein MSEAVVYKKGRIHDVVHKPLGKFLDERGWLTELFRSDELEPGVMPAMAYISMTLPGVARGPHEHVDQTDLFCFMGPSNFKVYLWDARPDSPSYGIKQVIYAGVDAPMMVIVPPGVVHAYRNIGLESGIVFNAPNRLYAGEGKREPVDEIRHEELVDSPFQLD
- the mreC gene encoding rod shape-determining protein MreC; its protein translation is MKNLLNRYRRFLLTALILLVAFLTYAMNLRNREHANPVERTVMSMTAPVAGSAASATGFLSDIWNNYIDLIDVRRENIELRKSVKRLNERVVANNEAIAANLRYKQLLELKESVAIPSVAVSVIGEDSSAWFKTLVVDRGAADGLAEGMPVVAAGGVVGRLVKVAPHSSRVLLLTDHASAIAAIVQRTRARGVVRGAGGGRCSMEFTVKDEDVKVGDTVVSSGIGGVFPKGLPIGEVTMVKKGEYGVFQTIEVRPLVNIGQLEEMLVLVQQRDE
- the mreD gene encoding rod shape-determining protein MreD, which produces MIAYLKIAAVVASACLLQMTLLPRYLLDPFQPNLILILVVYLGLKLPHRYSGVAVLLLGLLQDSFSGIYLGLHAFSYLCIYTLLSELADRLYTDNRVLFVLVVFIATLMSALLNLLMLLVFSVSNGLYASLLPALLPQALINALVASLVSGVRLPVEEAR
- the mrdA gene encoding penicillin-binding protein 2, translating into MKNLNNIIPDDDGGGRRIIGLSIGAFAMFFLLLSRLWYLQVISAEDLIDQSESNRLRFVPVAAPRGAILDRNGKVLVSNTPSFSVAVIPQDVKNKDQLIDNLARYLNLDRKEIETKWTKGQGRAKYYPLVVASGITRDQMEFLEENRLALSGVNIEMKPIRAYANGTLASHLLGYLGEVSEDELNSERYREYNAGDYIGKSGIERAWESYLHGTDGGRQIEVDARGRFLRTVAETGSSVGNTVMLTIDLDLQKAAEQALGDQAGAAVAMDVNTGEILAFVSSPDFDPALFTGRMPPDVWKKYLEDERHPLENKALKGMYPPGSTFKVITAIAGLEEGLIDEHTTVQCTGSYKFGNATFRCWDHKGHGTVDLKKSLRESCDVYYYKLAERLGVNRIAKYAKAFGLGAPLGIGLENEKGGVIPTEEWKLKRFGKKWYAGETLPVGIGQGYVLTTPVQLASMIGTIANEGTIYRPHLVKRVVDADGKVLQDYTPQVIGKTGLKPSTYRFVKEGLFAVVNEAHGTGGMSRLWEVKVAGKTGSSQVVKLRDSKGGIPYRFRDHALFVGFAPFEKPEIAVAVIVEHGEHGGSAAAPISGRILRAYFEGKGVIKKPVPKASVKEEAGGEGVAEPDTGAKEE
- the rodA gene encoding rod shape-determining protein RodA — translated: MFDRRLFTNFDWTLLGLVLLITAFGVINIYSASSSYRDIGTPYYIKQLYWIFAGLLLSLTVCSLDYHMLEDFAYWLYGGVVILLLLVLVAGKTTMGATRWISFGFFNMQPSEPMKIVIIMTFARFFSRYPVFKGLTLKELVYPLLLLGVPAALIMKQPDLGTAILVSLIAGTMLLFVGVRWSALGSLFAAAVPVVVVAWQFLLHDYQKKRVYNFLNPDLDPLGSGYHIIQSKIAVGSGATLGKGFMQGTQSQLRFLPEQHTDFAFSVFAEEWGFIGCLLMLALYLFLILWGLGIAKRCNDRFGSLLAVGVTAMLFWHIVINMGMVIGLMPVVGVPLPFFSYGGTSMVTSMVGVGILLNISMRRFMF
- a CDS encoding tRNA-queuosine alpha-mannosyltransferase domain-containing protein, with the protein product MHIVLVEPYCTGSHAAWAREYAAHSRHEVELLTLAGRNWKWRMHGGAVTLASRFLEGGRRPDLILATDMLDLTTFLALARPLADGCPSAIYFHENQLTYPWSPGDPDPSRQRDLHYAFINYVSALAADAVLFNSRYHMDSFLGALPDFLRRFPDAVDLDSVGEIAAKSRVLPLGLDLGRFDAHRPADAVGKKVPLLLWNHRWEFDKAPEPFFDALCQLDDEGVPFEVAVLGESFGRVPEAFEKARRRLGGRVVQWGYQESFAEYAKWLWRGDVLPVTSRQEFFGASVVQALYCGCVPLLPDRLAYPEHVPQHLSSHVLYREDETLADRLRSILKQPDDERARLDRHVSRYDWTHLAPVYDDFFEGMAAGERQVVPEVASLPG
- the amrS gene encoding AmmeMemoRadiSam system radical SAM enzyme is translated as MKEAMFYQKLDGGRVRCGLCRFGCLISNGQRGRCRVRENREGTLYSLVYGNLVAEHVDPIEKKPFFHLLPGSRSYSVATVGCNFRCLHCQNYTIAQPDEASVERSGSFVPPETVVKRAIATGCRSIAYTYTEPTIFFEYAYETARLAKAAGLKNVFVTNGYITAEALAAIAPFLDAANIDLKGFTESFYRDVVGASLAEVLDCILDYKRHGIWVELTTLVIPNRNDSEGELRDLARFIASEVGVETPWHVTQFYPTHRLTDQPRTPVETLRMASRIGLDAGLRYVYEGNVAGEGGESSYCPGCRLLLIKRYGYLVEKNLLSGGRCPGCGTGIEGVWN
- a CDS encoding sensor histidine kinase — translated: MELVRKLSRLTRLGEPGATSFVCQALLGALLIFTFWLADAVMDFLIQGNRTFLEFLLHPDPHEISDFALILFLVCCLLLYSRRSHRIETRLEDALQQALDKAERERAKLEGIVEAMGDAISIQDPDLNVIYQNRAHQELTGYSVGRPCYEAYRKRSTVCEDCHLTAAFEDGQVHRSELGPGTSATGGYVEIIGSALRTGDGTPLYGIEVVRDITARKSAEREAIELNAALTRQAQELKQTNQELESFCQAISHDLRAPLTRVYSSAQELKGYRELLDDNGRFFVDLVHDGCVQMEELLDSLMVLCRVTQVEIERGELDLVPVALEIAARLRQDYEGHPVSFQLPERLVANGDASLIRVVLENLLSNAWKYTSGMPAPAVELGTTADDSGETVFFVRDNGAGFDGTRADQLFQPFKRLHSYRDFPGTGLGLATVRRIVRRHNGRIWAEGEPGKGASFYFTLPG